Proteins from one Candida orthopsilosis Co 90-125, chromosome 2 draft sequence genomic window:
- a CDS encoding Gpi7 protein (protein involved in attachment of proteins to cell wall) has translation MIRSIDLKWKVYWLLALTNVVGFVLFLCGFFPSKVVLPGTNTFLQQDLNYKSPFLSVDGKPQFEKLILMVVDAMRADFCFSEESNFKFLHELINEGHAIPFTAFSNPPTVTLPRLKGITTGGTPSFLDAILNVADDYDDSQGLHAQDSWVHQFKQLNKNINFFGDDTWLKLFPREFSEYEGTNSFFVSDFTEVDSNVTRHLDHQLSSDSKWDGLILHYLGLDHIGHKGGPHSTFMKPKQAEMDSILKRLYKYTEKNQDTLIVLMGDHGMNEVGNHGGSSSGETSAALTFVSPKFNNQNVKAPLPISSDYTYYDRLFQIDLVPTLASLFGFPIPKNSLGVITRKIIELWPEKQRRNIILENCFQIMSLYEAKNGPTGSIWKTWESLRNGSYLVDEYYSFLDGVQSDLASSATNYNYSYIYLGAGMVLLTALITTAISNLYFLSVREIAKYSVISFEVFALVYSIHFHGSSLIEEEHQIWYFATSLATLAYGTFYFKVYESGSKFKWFLTLLLSSRLLKAWNNSGQKWFSDGNIANYLFRYNHDLLWFLIALTYGALAAAICLQGNLNWLFEALKTRRAPTLSIEAALVNICVFVAISISFSFKLVSYFVDGNIPPGVFKLILLWVLESQDVNTDNLDIEDIDVKFQLQHISVQLARYTTMATAGALVLVLICRRIQKRNSGTITDIANIIALYLIHQTRHANIPIFLVLLVAKLALAKLVYSTSTNEKKFVIDNHIVSITFLMLCFQNLTFFSMGNTNSLATVDLSNSYNGVQTYDVFLVGLLTFISNFAGPIFWSLASLQLIFEPGVTSFRGASPTDLTSYPRLKYRIVLTKSLLSLLFYTISATNLVVSCINLRFHLFVWTVFSPKLLFFASWLILINMVIDLIGAGILISL, from the coding sequence ATGATAAGATCGATAGACCTAAAATGGAAAGTGTATTGGCTACTAGCACTCACTAACGTTGTCGGATTCGTGCTATTTCTATGTGGCTTCTTCCCTTCAAAAGTTGTCTTGCCCGGTACTAACACgtttcttcaacaagatcTAAATTACAAATCACCATTTTTGAGTGTGGATGGCAAacctcaatttgaaaagttaaTTTTAATGGTAGTTGATGCAATGCGTGCTGATTTTTGTTTCAGTGAGGaatcaaattttaaatttttacatgaattgattaatgaagGACACGCAATACCGTTTACAGCATTTTCCAATCCGCCAACTGTGACACTACCTAGACTTAAAGGTATTACAACTGGAGGTACTCCCAGTTTTCTTGATGCAATTTTAAATGTTGCTGATGATTATGACGATTCACAAGGATTACATGCACAAGATTCTTGGGTGCATCAATTCAAGCAACTTaacaaaaatatcaacttttttggtgatgatacttggttgaaattgtttccTCGAGAATTTAGTGAATATGAAGGCACCAATTCCTTTTTTGTTAGTGATTTTACTGAGGTTGATAGTAATGTTACACGTCATCTAGATCATCAACTTCTGCTGGATCTGAAATGGGATGGGTTGATACTACATTATCTTGGATTGGATCATATTGGCCACAAAGGAGGACCACACTCAACTTTCATGAAACCAAAGCAAGCGGAAATGGatctgattttgaaacGACTTTACAAATACACTGAGAAGAATCAAGATACCTTAATTGTGTTGATGGGTGATCATGGAATGAATGAAGTTGGTAACCATGGCGGCTCATCTTCTGGAGAAACGTCAGCTGCATTGACATTTGTATCtccaaaattcaacaaccagAATGTCAAAGCTCCATTGCCTATATCTTCCGATTACACTTACTATGATCgtcttttccaaattgatcTAGTTCCTACATTAGCTAGTCTTTTCGGTTTCCCAATCCCGAAAAACTCTCTAGGGGTAATTACCAGGAAAATTATAGAGCTATGGCCAGAGAAGCAAAGGAGGAATATTATACttgaaaattgttttcaaataatgaGTTTATACGAAGCGAAAAATGGACCAACTGGAAGTATATGGAAGACATGGGAGAGTTTACGGAATGGCAGTTATTTAGTAGATGAGTACTATTCCTTTTTGGACGGGGTTCAACTGGATTTAGcatcatcagcaacaaatTATAATTACAGCTATATTTACCTTGGAGCAGGAATGGTTTTATTGACAGCATTAATTACAACTGCCATTTCCAATTTATATTTTCTTTCGGTTAGGGAAATCGCCAAATACCTGGTCATTTCGTTTGAAGTATTTGCATTAGTCTactcaattcattttcatgGGTCTTCATTAATCGAAGAAGaacatcaaatttggtACTTTGCTACATCATTAGCAACACTTGCGTATGGTACTTTCTATTTTAAAGTGTATGAGAGTGGGTCAAAGTTTAAGTGGTTTCTAACTTTATTACTTTCTAGCAGACTTTTGAAAGCTTGGAATAATAGTGGACAAAAATGGTTTTCTGATGGAAATATTGCAAATTATCTATTCAGATATAACCATGATCTACTTTGGTTTCTCATTGCACTCACTTATGGTGCACTTGCAGCTGCTATTTGTTTACAAGGAAACTTGAATTGGCTCTTTGAAGCACTCAAGACAAGAAGAGCACCTACTTTATCCATTGAAGCTGCACTCGTAAACATTTGTGTGTTTGTGGCAATATCAATCTCGTTTCTGTTTAAGCTTGTGCTGTATTTCGTGGATGGAAATATTCCTCCTGGTgtcttcaaattgattttgttgtggGTTTTGGAAAGTCAAGATGTCAATACTGATAATTTAGATATTGAGGATATCGATGTCAagtttcaacttcaacataTAAGTGTTCAGTTAGCTAGGTATACTACAATGGCAACAGCGGGTGCTTTGGTGTTGGTACTAATCTGTCGTCGTATTCAAAAGAGAAATAGTGGAACTATTACTGATATCGCTAATATTATCGCCTTATACTTGATACATCAAACTAGACATGCAAATATACCAATATTCTTAGTTCTACTTGTGGCAAAGTTGGCACTAGCTAAATTAGTATACCTGACATCAACTAAcgaaaagaaatttgtcattgatAATCATATAGTCAGCATTACATTTCTAATGTTGTGTTTTCAgaatttgacatttttcTCAATGGGAAATACTAATTCGTTAGCTACTGtggatttatcaaattcatacAATGGTGTGCAAACCTACGATGTTTTCCTAGTGGGTTTACTTACatttatttcaaactttgcTGGTCCCATCTTTTGGTCCCTAGCATCACTACAATTGATTTTCGAACCGGGTGTGACCAGTTTTAGAGGCGCATCTCCAACTGACCTTACGTCCTATCCACGATTGAAATACAGAATCGTGTTAACTAAATCATTATTGAGTTTACTATTCTATACAATTTCAGCTACGAACCTAGTAGTGTCATGTATCAATTTACGATTCCATTTGTTTGTATGGACGGTGTTTTCtccaaaattgttgtttttcgCCAGTTGGTTAATCCTAATCAACATGGTGATTGATTTAATTGGTGCTGGTATTTTAATATCCTTATAG
- a CDS encoding Gpt1 GABA/polyamine transporter produces the protein MKPRSSKSTATPVESEIGMHPIVSQVHVDALPITSILSNQGITINVDHEVNEDEAMILAMGYKQELKREFSLWTVFSVSFSMLGLLPSIAATFDYQQLVIGMSPVPWLVAMIFITTVALSMAEVASAFPCSAGTPYVVSQLAPPKYKSYLTWFTCWTNWLCQITAAPSVCYSCASLILALYSLTDASYTPSTGHVYGLSTGIQVVCGLICSMPAKWAGRVSSAGAFCNILFLVIVFVMILAGNKRMELNEGVSTKYNPNAIAWSLYNQAEWPQGISFLISFMGVIWAMSGYDSPFHLAEECAHAAVNVPRAIVLTSSIGGLVGFVFMIAIAYTVVSLDEISADPQGLGQPFVTFLSQIIERKLVLAATAFTVVSSFSMAQSCLLAASRVTYAYSRDGLFPGSNIWKRVSPLTQTPIWAVVINVVLGQLLLLLLFAGDVAIGATFSVGGISGFISFTMPTLLKITWARNTFKPGPWNLGKFSEPIGWLSVGFITLMIPILCFPTVRGKDLTPTEMNWTVLVYFGSILIVTIWFIVDARKWYKGPKSNIDEADIVYDDNNNGSGSEGYDDKVQVIDASETNSRSNEKC, from the coding sequence atgaaaCCTAGATCTAGTAAGAGTACAGCTACACCTGTTGAAAGTGAGATTGGTATGCATCCAATAGTATCACAAGTACATGTTGATGCATTACCTATAACTTCAATACTATCTAATCAAGGAATCACTATCAATGTTGATCATGAAGtgaatgaagatgaggCCATGATATTAGCCATGGGTTATAAACAGGAATTGAAGAGAGAGTTTTCATTATGGACGGTATTTTCTGTGAGTTTTTCAATGTTGGGTCTTTTGCCTTCAATTGCTGCTACTTTTGATTACCAACAATTGGTTATTGGAATGTCACCAGTTCCTTGGCTTGTGGCAATGATTTTTATAACAACGGTGGCTTTATCTATGGCGGAAGTTGCTTCTGCATTTCCATGTTCTGCAGGTACGCCATACGTTGTTTCACAGTTGGCTCCACCGAAATATAAATCGTATTTGACGTGGTTTACGTGTTGGACTAATTGGTTGTGTCAAATTACTGCTGCCCCATCAGTATGTTATTCTTGTGCTAGTTTAATCTTGGCATTGTATTCATTAACTGACGCCAGTTATACTCCATCAACGGGACATGTTTATGGGTTATCGACTGGTATTCAAGTCGTGTGTGGTTTAATCTGTTCTATGCCAGCAAAATGGGCTGGTCGTGTAAGTTCGGCTGGTGCTTTTTGCAACATCTTGTTTTTGGTAATTGTATTTGTGATGATTTTAGCTGGTAATAAACGaatggaattgaatgaagGGGTACTGACGAAATACAACCCCAACGCCATAGCTTGGTCATTGTATAATCAAGCTGAATGGCCACAAGgtatttcatttttgatttcttttatGGGTGTCATTTGGGCAATGTCGGGTTATGACTCACCATTCCATTTAGCTGAAGAGTGTGCTCATGCTGCAGTCAATGTTCCCCGAGCAATTGTCTTGACTAGTTCAATTGGTGGGcttgttggatttgtttTCATGATTGCTATAGCATATACTGTGGTTTCTCTTGACGAGATTTCTGCTGATCCTCAAGGTTTGGGTCAACCATTCGTTACCTTTTTATCACAAATTATTGAACGGAAATTGGTGTTAGCAGCAACTGCATTCACGGTagtttcatctttttcaatggcTCAAAGTTGTTTATTGGCAGCTTCAAGAGTTACATATGCATATTCTAGAGATGGATTGTTTCCGGGATCCAATATATGGAAACGAGTTTCCCCATTGACTCAAACTCCAATATGGGCAGTTGTAATCAATGTTGTTCTTGGTcagttgttgttattgttattatttGCTGGCGATGTAGCAATTGGTGCAACTTTTTCCGTTGGTGGTATTTCGGGATTCATTTCATTTACAATGCctacattgttgaagattacTTGGGCGAGAAATACTTTCAAACCAGGTCCATGGAACTTGGGTAAATTTTCCGAACCTATTGGTTGGTTATCTGTCGGATTTATCACATTAATGATCCCCATCTTGTGCTTCCCTACTGTCAGAGGTAAAGACCTCACGCCAACAGAAATGAACTGGACCGTTTTGGTGTACTTTGGATCTATTCTTATTGTAACCATTTGGTTCATAGTCGATGCTCGTAAATGGTACAAGGGTCCTAAAAGCAATATCGATGAAGCTGATATTGTATATGATGATAATAATAATGGTAGTGGTAGTGAAGGGTACGATGATAAAGTGCAAGTTATTGATGCATCGGAAACGAATTCGCGGAGCAATGAGAAATGTTAG
- a CDS encoding Mmt2 protein (S. cerevisiae homolog MMT2 has role in cellular iron ion homeostasis and localizes to mitochondrion) has product MFITNQLPLATPKLYRYLLSTTYKNTNSLSHQLHIKIGISTTTSATSPQHYQKHKPFLISHQLFSTLSIFQQKMSSSSSQLPSSDKDNQQQQPHKTHNKQSHSHSHSHSRTTPEADGADAHSHSHSAGSSLLHHHHSAHEPNEFLAAGTSSIKSNPAVRITWIGLIVNVALAVSKGIGGVVFHSQALVADAIHSVSDMLADFLTLATVNVAAKVGTPTKFPFGYGKIETIGSFTVSAILLFAGISVGWSSLLQIFEFVLPVQLYEIAASINIGHSHSHTDLGGVATSTHDHGHSHTHTHTPMGTELTTHREIPNINAAWLAAGSIVAKEILYKKTMQIAVETNSKVLVANAWHHRVDSLTAIVALLTVAGGVMFNIAWLDSIGGMGVSVLIIKAGWDTLKEAWYELIDRGEQPGSDLYNKVESIIAHELQSNAQLNQFKLKQLSVLSSGANTNINFVLLTQNKSIDLLTLNQYEKTLTDLIKQDDRFVRNVSIKFEVANEENTIEEKDRDDGEDKRVHTHNH; this is encoded by the coding sequence ATGTTTATAACCAATCAATTACCATTGGCTACACCCAAGTTGTATAGATATCTACTATCTACAACTTACAAGAATACCAATAGTCTATCGCATCAATTGCATATTAAGATAGgtatatcaacaacaacttcGGCAACATCCCCACAACACTACCAAAAACACAAACCATTTCTTATATCGCACcaattattttcaacattgtcCATATTTCAACAGAAAATgtcttcgtcatcatctCAATTGCCGTCCTCGGATAAGGataaccaacaacaacaaccacacaAAACACACAACAAACAATCACACTCACACTCACATTCACATTCACGTACTACACCCGAAGCGGATGGTGCTGACGCACATTCCCATTCACATAGTGCTGGAAGTAGTTTGTTACATCACCATCATTCAGCTCATGAACCAAATGAATTTTTGGCTGCTGGCACATCGTCgataaaatcaaatccTGCAGTACGAATCACTTGGATTGGTCTTATAGTCAATGTCGCATTAGCAGTATCCAAAGGTATTGGAGGTGTTGTATTCCATTCGCAAGCTTTAGTTGCTGATGCTATTCATTCGGTTAGTGATATGCTTGCTGATTTCTTAACTCTAGCTACTGTTAATGTTGCTGCTAAAGTTGGTACACCTACAAAATTTCCCTTTGGATACggtaaaattgaaactattGGGTCTTTTACTGTTAGTGCTATTTTATTATTTGCAGGTATTTCAGTGGGATGGTCTTCGTTATTgcaaatttttgaatttgtacTTCCTGTGCAATTGTATGAAATTGCTGCCAGTATAAACATTGGACATAGTCATAGTCATACTGACCTTGGTGGTGTAGCAACATCCACACATGATCATGGACACTCACATACTCATACTCATACACCGATGGGCACAGAGTTAACTACCCATCGAGAAATTCCCAACATCAATGCTGCTTGGTTAGCAGCAGGTTCGATTGTTGCTAAGGAAATCTTGTATAAAAAGACTATGCAAATAGCCGTCGAAACCAACTCAAAAGTCCTAGTAGCTAACGCATGGCACCATCGAGTTGATTCATTAACGGCAATAGTTGCATTACTTACAGTTGCCGGCGGAGTCATGTTCAACATTGCCTGGTTGGATTCGATTGGTGGAATGGGAGTGTCTGTTTTAATTATCAAAGCTGGTTGGGATACTCTCAAAGAAGCGTGGtatgaattgattgatcGTGGTGAACAACCAGGTTCTGATTTGTACAATAAAGTGGAGTCGATAATAGCTCACGAATTACAAAGTAACGCTcagttgaatcaatttaaattaaaacaattgtCGGTGTTATCGTCGGGTGCCAATACAAATATaaattttgtcttgttgACGCAAAATAAATctattgatttattgacTTTGAATCAATATGAAAAGACATTGactgatttgattaaacaAGATGATCGATTTGTTCGAAATGTATCTAtaaaatttgaagttgCTAATGAGGAAAACACTATAGAAGAGAAGGATAGAGATGATGGAGAAGATAAACGTGTACATACACacaatcattga